The following are from one region of the Euleptes europaea isolate rEulEur1 chromosome 11, rEulEur1.hap1, whole genome shotgun sequence genome:
- the PDIA4 gene encoding protein disulfide-isomerase A4 translates to MGKAPRACLLTLLLLLALAQLALLARGEEEQPHAESLAKEEADDDDDDEDEVDDSEVKEENGVLVLNDANFDTFVEGQDTVLLEFYAPWCGHCKQFAPEYEKIAKTLKENDPPIPVAKIDATAATAVSSRFDVGGYPTIKILKKGQPVDYDGSRTEAEIVAKVKEVSQPDWIPPPEATLVLTKDNFDETVNEADIILVEFYAPWCGHCKQLAPEYEKAAKELSKRTPPIPLAKVDATAEMDLAKKFEVSGYPTLKIFRKGKPFDYNGPREKYGIVDFMIEQAGPPSKQIQAVKQVQEFMKDGDDVIIIGLFKGDQDPAYQLYQDAANNLREDYKFYHTFSNEISSFLKVDPGKLVVMQPEKFQSKYEPKMHVLDIKESTDAAAVTEHIVKHALPLVGHRKTSNDAKRYGKKPLVVIYYMVDFSFDYRVATQYWRNKILEVAKDFPEYTFAIADEEDYSTEIKDLGLIDSGEDVNAAIFDEGGKKYAMEPEEFDSDVLREFVLAFKKGKLKPIVKSQPIPKNNKGPVKIVVGKTFDSIVLDPNSDVLIELYAPWCGHCKKLEPIYLELGKKYKNQKNLVIAKMDATANDITHDNYKAEGFPTIYFAPSNNKRNPIKFEGGERDLEHLSKFVEEHATKLSRTKEEL, encoded by the exons ATGGGGAAGGCGCCCCGAGCGTGCCTGctgaccctcctcctcctcctggcgcTGGCCCAGCTCGCCCTCCTCGCCCGGGGGGAAGAAGAGCAGCCCCAcgcag AATCTCTTGCCAAAGAGGaagctgatgatgatgatgatgatgaagatgaagttGACGATTCCGAAGTGAAAGAAGAAAATGGTGTGCTGGTGCTGAACGATGCAAACTTTGATACATTTGTGGAAGGCCAAGATACTGTGCTTTTAGAATTCTATGCCCCATG GTGTGGACACTGCAAGCAGTTCGCTCCAGAATATGAAAAGATCGCCAAAACACTGAAAGAAAACGATCCTCCCATCCCGGTCGCCAAAATAGATGCTACAGCAGCCACTGCGGTGTCGAGTCGTTTTGATGTTGGCGGTTACCCAACCATCAAAATTCTGAAGAAGGGGCAGCCTGTGGATTATGATGGATCGAGGACAGAAGCAG aaattgtGGCTAAAGTGAAAGAGGTTTCACAGCCTGATTGGATCCCTCCACCTGAAGCAACCTTAGTGTTGACAAAAGATAACTTTGATGAAACTGTGAATGAGGCTGACATAATCTTGGTTGAATTCTATGCTCCATG GTGCGGCCACTGCAAACAGCTGGCTCCAGAATATGAGAAAGCGGCCAAGGAGCTTAGCAAACGCACTCCCCCCATCCCCCTGGCAAAGGTTGACGCCACTGCTGAGATGGATCTCGCTAAGAAATTCGAAGTGTCGGGATACCCAACGCTCAAGATCTTCCGCAAGGGCAAGCCGTTTGACTACAATGGCCCAAGAGAAAAATATG GAATTGTGGATTTCATGATCGAACAGGCTGGCCCCCCATCCAAACAGATCCAGGCTGTCAAACAAGTGCAGGAATTTATGAAAGATGGAGATGATGTCATCATCATTGGTCTGTTCAAAGGAGATCAGGACCCAGCCTACCAACTTTACCAAGATGCTG CTAACAACCTAAGAGAAGATTACAAATTCTATCACACCTTCAGCAATGAAATCTCAAGCTTCTTGAAAGTGGATCCTGGGAAACTGGTGGTGATGCAGCCCGAAAAATTTCAGTCCAAATATGAGCCCAAAATGCATGTCTTGGATATTAAA GAGTCCaccgatgctgctgcagttacaGAGCACATAGTGAAACACGCCTTGCCTCTAGTTGGTCATCGTAAGACGTCCAATGACGCTAAGAGATACGGGAAGAAACCTCTTGTGGTCATCTATTATATGGTAGACTTCAGCTTTGATTATCGTGTGG CTACCCAGTACTGGCGAAACAAAATTTTGGAGGTGGCTAAGGACTTCCCAGAATACACATTTGCCATTGCTGATGAAGAAGACTACTCCACTGAGATAAAAGACCTGGGGCTGATTGACAGTGGCGAGGATGTAAACGCTGCAATCTTCGATGAAGGGGGCAAGAAATATGCCATGGAGCCAGAAGAGTTCGACTCGGATGTGCTACGGGAATTTGTCTTAGCATTCAAAAAAG GTAAACTAAAACCCATCGTGAAATCCCAGCCGATACCCAAAAATAACAAGGGTCCCGTGAAGATTGTAGTTGGTAAAACATTTGATTCTATAGTATTGGATCCTAACTCTGATGTCCTCATAGAACTCTATGCCCCCTGGTGCGGGCACTGCAAGAAACTTGAGCCTATCTATCTAGAGTTGGGTAAGAAATACAAGAACCAGAAGAACTTGGTCATTGCCAAGATGGATGCTACTGCCAATGACATCACCCACGACAACTACAAAGCTGAAGGATTCCCCACCATCTATTTTGCTCCCAGCAACAATAAGAGGAATCCTATTAAGTTcgagggtggggagagagatcTGGAGCACTTGAGCAAGTTTGTAGAAGAACACGCCACCAAACTGAGCAGAACAAAAGAAGAACTTTGA